One part of the Rhodococcus oxybenzonivorans genome encodes these proteins:
- the dcd gene encoding dCTP deaminase, whose amino-acid sequence MLLSDRDLRAEVSAGRLGIDPFDPSMVQPSSVDVRLDSLFRVFNNTRYTHIDPAQRQDELTTLVEPAEGEPFVLHPGEFVLGSTLEVCSLPDDLAGRLEGKSSLGRLGLLTHSTAGFIDPGFNGHITLELSNVANLPITLWPGMKIGQLCLLRLSSAAEHPYGSSAAGSKYQGQRGPTPSKAYLNFAQD is encoded by the coding sequence GTGCTTCTCTCCGACCGCGATCTCCGTGCCGAAGTTTCCGCTGGACGTCTGGGCATCGACCCGTTCGATCCCTCCATGGTTCAGCCTTCGAGCGTGGATGTGCGCCTCGACAGCTTGTTCCGGGTGTTCAACAACACCCGCTACACCCATATCGACCCAGCTCAGCGCCAGGACGAGCTGACAACGCTTGTCGAACCGGCCGAGGGAGAGCCCTTCGTTCTGCATCCCGGCGAGTTCGTTCTCGGCTCCACGCTCGAGGTGTGTTCGCTGCCCGACGACCTTGCCGGGCGACTCGAGGGCAAGTCGTCGCTCGGTCGCCTGGGTCTGCTCACGCATTCGACCGCCGGGTTCATCGATCCCGGGTTCAACGGCCACATCACCTTGGAGCTGTCCAATGTGGCGAACCTGCCCATCACGCTCTGGCCGGGAATGAAGATCGGGCAGCTGTGCCTTCTGCGGTTGTCGAGCGCGGCGGAGCACCCGTACGGCAGCTCGGCCGCGGGCTCCAAGTATCAGGGGCAGCGGGGGCCGACCCCGTCCAAGGCGTACCTGAACTTCGCGCAGGACTGA
- a CDS encoding site-specific integrase, whose product MSRRLPPGVRKITLPSGATRYELIVDAGPDPDTGKRRQTRKRFRTEKEVRTAYSEITSKVGNGEYTTRNIHTVDKVCADYLNGRHRLRPTSLSKLEYDLQPLRQLFGDLKVQQIKKSHIDEMIRRLRDGGTVTAAGRVRKPWSARSVNKTILAVHQVLDDARKQGLVMRNVADGVDALEVDHVEMKTFTPDEVEKLLTAADRDRNGQAWHLALCGLRRGEICGLRWADVDLDKNLLAITNTRTSAGGRTTEGAPKSKASRRVLPIPTRLRQVLVDARERQVGEKANLGVDYVGDGSYVVSNEVGQPYSPAVLSRYWRDITITAGVRPIRLHDARHTAATTMHLQGVPVAVIAQWIGHSSAAFTMQVYAHSQDEALLQAASVFGAAVTHPVTEKS is encoded by the coding sequence ATGAGTAGACGGCTACCGCCAGGGGTTCGCAAAATCACCCTGCCCAGCGGTGCAACCCGGTACGAACTGATCGTGGACGCCGGACCGGACCCCGACACGGGTAAGCGCCGTCAAACCCGGAAGCGGTTCAGGACAGAGAAGGAAGTGCGCACCGCGTACAGCGAGATCACGTCAAAGGTCGGCAATGGTGAGTACACCACCCGCAACATTCACACCGTCGACAAAGTGTGCGCCGACTACCTCAACGGGCGGCACCGACTGCGCCCAACATCATTGAGCAAGCTCGAATACGATCTACAGCCGCTTCGCCAGCTGTTCGGCGACCTGAAAGTTCAGCAGATCAAGAAGAGTCACATCGACGAGATGATCCGCAGACTTCGCGACGGTGGCACCGTGACCGCCGCAGGCAGGGTTCGGAAGCCGTGGTCCGCACGGTCCGTCAACAAAACGATCCTTGCCGTGCATCAGGTGCTCGACGACGCACGCAAGCAAGGACTGGTGATGCGCAATGTCGCGGATGGTGTCGACGCACTCGAGGTCGACCACGTAGAGATGAAAACCTTCACGCCAGACGAGGTAGAGAAACTGCTCACCGCCGCGGATCGGGACCGCAATGGGCAAGCCTGGCACCTCGCCCTGTGCGGCTTACGGCGCGGTGAAATCTGCGGACTCCGCTGGGCGGACGTCGACCTGGACAAGAACCTGTTGGCGATCACGAACACCAGGACCTCGGCGGGCGGGCGAACGACTGAAGGTGCGCCGAAGTCCAAAGCGTCACGCCGGGTACTGCCCATTCCCACCCGATTGCGGCAAGTTCTCGTCGATGCACGGGAACGGCAGGTGGGGGAGAAGGCGAATCTCGGCGTCGACTATGTGGGCGACGGCAGCTATGTCGTCTCGAATGAGGTTGGGCAGCCATACTCGCCGGCGGTCCTCTCGAGGTACTGGCGCGACATCACCATCACGGCAGGGGTCAGGCCGATCAGGCTTCACGACGCACGGCACACGGCGGCGACCACGATGCACCTTCAGGGTGTCCCCGTGGCTGTGATCGCGCAGTGGATCGGGCACTCTAGCGCCGCGTTTACGATGCAGGTCTACGCGCATAGTCAGGACGAGGCCCTGTTGCAAGCGGCAAGCGTCTTCGGGGCTGCTGTGACACACCCTGTGACAGAAAAATCTTGA
- a CDS encoding TetR/AcrR family transcriptional regulator, protein MYGGQEGDARRAERRAQLIEAGLDLLGSDDGDHTLSVRGVCKRAGLATRYFYESFTDRDALIVAVYDHVVQRIATSTLEAVSTAGPGEREIVEAGVSNIVRAVAEDPRHGRLMFSVAQSSEVLAQRRLDSSRLFAGLVTKQTVGFYEVAESPRLDLAAHFMVGGLAQTLTAWLNGTVTLPEEDLVNTCTDLLLSMAIHTR, encoded by the coding sequence ATGTATGGCGGTCAGGAGGGCGATGCGCGCCGCGCCGAGCGTCGCGCGCAGCTGATCGAGGCCGGACTCGACCTACTGGGCAGCGACGACGGCGACCACACGCTGTCGGTGCGCGGAGTCTGTAAGCGGGCCGGACTGGCCACTCGCTACTTCTACGAAAGCTTCACCGACCGGGACGCGCTGATCGTCGCCGTCTACGACCATGTCGTGCAACGCATCGCCACCAGCACGTTGGAAGCTGTGTCGACGGCGGGGCCGGGCGAACGCGAGATCGTCGAAGCAGGCGTAAGCAACATCGTCCGTGCGGTCGCCGAAGATCCCCGGCACGGCCGCCTCATGTTCTCCGTGGCGCAGTCGAGCGAGGTCCTGGCGCAGCGACGGCTCGACAGTTCACGACTGTTCGCCGGCCTCGTGACCAAGCAGACCGTCGGGTTCTACGAGGTGGCGGAGAGTCCCCGCCTCGACCTTGCCGCGCATTTCATGGTCGGCGGCCTGGCGCAGACGCTGACGGCCTGGTTGAACGGCACCGTGACACTGCCCGAGGAAGACCTCGTGAACACCTGCACCGATCTGCTGCTCTCGATGGCAATCCACACCCGCTGA
- a CDS encoding oxygenase MpaB family protein produces MSTSLEAPDRLDQVMDGAGLLAGAANIIMQLAHPGVGYGVYESRVESGQLFRHPFKRSRTTLTYLVVAAKGTDEEKAVFRRGVDRAHAKVRSTADSPVQYNAFDPELQLWVAACIYRGFEDVTRALHGDLSPEASAFFYKQGATFGTTLQVPPEMWPADRAAFEEYWNRSLANVSIDDTIREHVLSIARLEFLPTIISRLFGPMNLFFTRGFLPQHFRDEMQLTWSEKDQRRFDRILRTIGAVSRRLPNALRELPYNLLMRDLRWRIKSGRPLV; encoded by the coding sequence ATGTCGACGTCACTCGAGGCACCCGACCGTCTCGACCAGGTCATGGACGGTGCCGGCTTACTGGCGGGCGCTGCCAACATCATCATGCAGTTGGCGCATCCCGGGGTCGGGTACGGCGTGTACGAGAGTCGGGTCGAGAGCGGGCAGCTCTTCCGGCATCCGTTCAAACGATCACGCACCACGCTGACCTACCTCGTGGTCGCCGCAAAGGGCACCGACGAGGAGAAAGCCGTCTTCCGTCGAGGGGTCGACCGTGCCCACGCCAAAGTGCGGTCCACCGCAGACAGCCCGGTCCAGTACAACGCTTTCGATCCCGAACTGCAGCTGTGGGTAGCCGCCTGCATCTACCGCGGATTCGAGGACGTCACCCGAGCCCTGCACGGCGACCTCTCCCCCGAGGCATCCGCTTTCTTCTACAAGCAAGGCGCCACTTTCGGCACCACCCTGCAAGTCCCACCGGAGATGTGGCCGGCCGACCGCGCCGCCTTCGAGGAGTACTGGAACCGTTCGCTGGCCAACGTGTCGATCGACGACACCATCCGCGAACACGTCCTCTCCATCGCACGGCTCGAATTTCTACCCACAATCATCTCGCGCCTCTTCGGCCCGATGAACCTGTTCTTCACCAGAGGCTTCCTCCCCCAGCACTTCCGCGACGAAATGCAGCTGACGTGGAGCGAGAAGGACCAGCGACGATTCGACCGCATCCTCCGGACCATCGGCGCCGTCAGCCGTCGCCTGCCCAACGCCCTGCGCGAACTCCCCTACAACCTGCTCATGCGCGACCTGCGGTGGCGAATCAAGTCCGGCCGGCCACTCGTCTGA